Part of the Pseudomonas sp. M30-35 genome is shown below.
CATAGCGTCCATGCTGTGCCACGGGTCTTCCGGCATCAAGCAGGACTGCACCAGGGGCATTTCTCAGGAGACTGAAATATGAACCAGGGTCGGCTTTGTAGGGTAAAACATGGACCTGAAAAGTTGGCATATATGGCTTTCAAACAAGCATGAATATGCATTGTAAAGCGCCAGCGCCGTGGGGCCTATAGGTGTTGCTTGGTTTGCGTGCTAACACAGAGCTGATTAGTATTAACTCAGTTCAAGGGAAATGAACGCGTATTACAACGTATAAATCACAGGGATCAGGTCATGGATGACATGAATGAAGTGCTGGATCAGCCTGCGGATTGTAATCTGCCATCAGAAATTGTTCCGGCAGCTGTTTCAGAACGTTATATCGCAAGACCCACCATTCAATCAGCGCTTTCGGCGCAACCTCTTGCACGTTTGATTTTGCTCTCAGCCCCTGCGGGCTTCGGCAAGACGCGCGAGTTGGTGTCTCTAGCAACAATAAGTGCTGACCGTGACAGCTGTGTTACATGGCTAACATTGTCTGCAGAGTCAAATACGTCGATAGGCTTTTTTCAGCTACTGTCTGATGCCTTGAATGCAACTCATGCAGGGCTAGGGGATGTATGCCCTGCACTGAGCTCCAGTGAAGCCAGTATGGACGCTGTGCGGCTTATGGAATCTGTGCTCGGAAATATCCTAAAGCTACCGAGGCCTTTGTTGCTGGTGCTGGATGATTTCCAGTTCATTACCAACCCCGATTTGCTGAGTGCTATCAACCGGCTCATCAACTATGCGCCCGATGGCTTCTCGCTGGCCATTGGTACCCGAGTGAGCCCGAAACTCAGTATGGCAACCTGGCGCGCAAAGGGGTATCTGACCGAGATTGGTGAGCGTGAGTTGCGACTAAGTGAAGACGAGACACGACTTTACTTGCAGCGCAGTGGGCATAATCTCGATGCTATGGCCTTCAGAAAAATATACAGCTACACCGAAGGATGGATCACGGGTGTACTACAGGTTAGCGAGTGGTTAAAACTAAACTCGCAAAGAGTTGAGGCACTGTTTGACTTTCAGAGTGACCAGGCTTCGATTGGCACTTACTTGTCCAGCGCCGTGTTCGATATTTTGCCAGCGGAACAACAAGACGCACTGTTAAATTTGAGCGTGGTTCAACGATTCAATGGCAGCTTGGTATCTACATTAACCAGCTGTGATGACGGACAGCAATTGCTGGAAAACTTTGAGGACTTACAGCTCTTCTTGATTCCACTTGACCGTGACCGTCAATGGTTTCGATTTCACCGCTTCTTCGCCGAGTTTCTTCGTGCACGCTTGAGGCAAAAAGATGCTGAGCGTTTTAAACAAATCCATTTTAATGCCAGCTTGTGGTTCACCAATAACCACATGCAAACTTTTGCGATTGAACATGCTTATCACGCACAAGATTTGGAGTTATTGGCAGCGTTAATTGACGGTTGTGGTCTGAGTTTGATCAATCGTGGTCAGCTTAGCCTGGTGCATAAATGGCGCCAGTACGTACCTGATGAAATTGCAGTCAAATACCCGGTGTTGGTACTTGGGGATCTGTGGACACGCGTCGTGGATCTGGGGCTGGACGAAGCAAATCGTGCGCTTGATGACCTTCTTCTACGTTGGGGGGACGGTGACCCAAAAGCACAGCTAACTGACAGTATGTTAGCTGCACTGGCAATCAAGTCTTTGATTGCTTTGCAAAAGGATGATCTGCGCTGTTGCGTCAAGCTAGCGCGCCGGGTTGAGTTTCAGCTGGGTACGCGGACTGCGTTTCTTGAAGTTGCGATGTTAGTCATAGGTGCTTTCGCCAACGTGATGATGGGATGGCACGAGGCTGCACGAAAGCTACTGACATTAGCCAATCAAAGAAACCACTTTCTTGCCGGTAATTACCTGCAAATGCACCTGATTAATGTTGAGGTGATGCTGCTAATTGAGCAGGGCAAGATCAAGCAGGCAGAACTACTTTTTGAGCGCCTCCGAGAGCGCACCATCTCCTGGTTCAACGAAAAGTCTAAAGCCTTGGTTCTGCCAAAAATTACTCAGTGCCTGATTGCCTATCAACAGGGCAGGCTTGAGGGCACGGCTGAAACGTTGAAACGCATGCTGTCAGTTGTTGACGTTATCAGCCCGGTTGATATCTGTGCACAGGGCACACTCTGTTTGGCGCACCTCCAGCACATGCATGGCAATACCAAGGAAGCCCACTCGACATTGGTATATATGCAAAATCTAGCTGCGCGGAACAAGGCTTGGCGTTTCTACGCGCAAGCAGTAGGAGATGAGATTCTGCGTATTTTGCAAGATGCAGGTGATGACCGGGTAAAGCGCGCCGAGCAGCGTTTAAAGAGCATTAATTGGACTGAGCTAGCGACCAACTACACACACATGCGCTTGAATCCGGTGCTTTGGGTTCAGGGTTTATCACGGACTCGTTTGCAGCAAACACGTGGGCACTTCAGTGAAGCACTGCATGAAATAACGCAGCTACGTGGAATGCTTCTGGATGACTGGGAGGGGCTTGAACGCATTCGTTTGGATCTTTTGGCTGCTCTTAGTTACCAGCAACTGGGATATCAAGAGCGCTCGCAGAGCTTGTTAGTTCAGTGCTTGATCGCGGCCGAGCGAGAAGATATTCGAAGCTTATTTCTGGAGGAGGGCGAGGCAATTCGAAGCATGCTCCATCAACTCGAAACCGCTGAGCGTCAACCTGCGCTGCAGGTGTTTATTCGCGGTCTCTTAACCCTCTGGCCTGGGCAATCCGCTCAATGTCTACTGGAAACTGTTGAGGAAGAGCTGACGGAGCGTGAACAGGAGGTGATCAAGCTCGCGGCACAAGGCATGTCCAACGATGAGATCGGTCGGCAACTGACGCTCGCGCTGGGTACCGTCAAGTGGCACCTGCATAACATTTACGAGAAGCTCAAAGTACGCAATCGCACCCAAGCGATTAGACGTGCTCGCGAGCTGGGGATGTTGGGATCATGAATACTCAAAATGTATTAGCTTCTCCAGATTTCAGTGTTTTGCCAAGCAAGCTTAAGCCGGAAAGTTTCGACGTAGCCAAATTAATGCCGCGCACCGCTCTGATCGATAAAATGTATAGCGCACGCGAAAAGCATTTAATGGTATTGAGCGCTCCAGCTGGCTACGGAAAAAGCGCAGTTCTAACCGAGTATCGTCAGCGGTTGCTGGCTGAAGGGGCGAAGGTTGCGTGGCTGTCTTGTGATGCGTTAGATACTGATCTAAAGCGTTTATTAAGTTATTTGTGCAAAGCAATTACCCAACAGCTTCCTGCGTTTGCAGAACCTATTATGCCAACCGTGACCGGCAACAATGCACTGCCAGATCGTCAGCTGTTGGAGTTATTTGTCAGCAACCTACAGCAAGTGGGTGACGAGCTCTATGTGATAATGGACGACTTCCATCATCTTCATGGTTGCGGTTTCGTTGGGCTTATAGCCGCGGCGCTTAACGACGTTCCAAGCCATGTTCACTTCGTGGTTAGCACACGTTTTAAGGTCGGAATGTTTTGTGCTGACTCCGTTAGCAGCAGCAACTCTTGCTGGTTTAATGTTGATGATTTGCGCTTTAGTCAGGATGAAGTGCATCAATACTATCGTGATATCAAATCCATTCAGGCCAGTGACGCAGACATTGCCAAGGTGTATGCGCAAACAGAAGGCTGGGTGACGGCCCTGCATTTAGCGTCGCTTATGATCCCTACTCTGAGTCGGCGTTTCACGCCGACAGCGAATATGCCGGGCACTGAACGCAATCTTGCGGACTACTTCAGTGAAGATGTATTGGTTGATTTGCCGCTTGAGTTACAGCGCTTTCTAAACTTTACGTCGGTGCTGGATGAGTTCAATGCTGAATTATGTAACGCATTGACAGACAGGGACGATGCGCAAAAAACCATAAAATACTTATGTGATGAGCAATTGTTCATTGTTGAAGCAACGCGCAAGGATGGTTGGTATCGCTATCACCCCTTGTTCGCAGAATACCTTCAGCGTCGATTGGAAAAAACTGAAAGCCCTACTCATTTATTGCATGCTGCAGCGCATTGGTGTGAGTCAAGGGAGCTGCCAGAAAAGGCGATTAAATATGCCGTCTATTCGCGTGATTATGCTTTTGCTGCACAATTGCTTGAGACGCATGGCTGGAAAGTTATTGCCGAGGAAAAGGTTTATCAAGTTCTCAGCTGTTTGCAGGCTATTCCGATCGAAGTTATTCAGGAGTATTGCGTTTTCCAAATATTCTTCGCATGGCAGCTAGCATTCGAGCAAAAGTACGCTGAGTCAGAGTCATTGATTGAGGAAATCAGCTCGCACTTGAAGGATGGCAGTATCGAGGAAATGCGACCTTGCTTTGTTGAGTTGCTTGCGGCCACGCAAATCATCAAAGCCCTGGTCTTGCTTTATCAAGACAAGCTCGAATGCTGCCTAAAAGTGACGGCGCATTGGCTGAAGTTGGTACCTAACTCACAGCCTTTGTTTGCTGCCTGCTTGTCATGTTTACAAGCGGCTTGCTATACGCTTCAGGGAGCCTATGCAGAGGCTTCAAAAGCAATATTTGCTGCGCGCTCGAAGCTCAGCGAATGCCACAGTGATTATCTGAACGTTGTCACGAGTCTGATTGAGGTTTGCTTGTGCACGGAGCTTGGTGAGCTACGCAAAGGGGCAGAGATCGCTGAGCGTGCACGCGAATTGACAGGTTGTTTCCTTGGCGAGCAGAGCCGCGTGGGAGGACCTCTGTGGTTGGCCTCTGCCGATATTCTTTATGAGCAGGACGTGGACAAAGACGCTTTGAATGAGATTGCGCAAGCGACCGCCTGGCGTGATGTTGTCACACCGGTTGAGCTAATAAGCCGTGGTCAGTTAGTCGTTGTGCGTAAGCGCTTTTATGAGGGGTACTGTGATCAAGCGCTGCATGAGCTTGATGAGTGGCTTCTTAGCTTGCATGCTCCAGGCTATGAGCGCGTATATGCACAGGCGATGAGCTGCAAGGTCCAGTTCTTGTTGTGGTTGCGTAGGCCCAATGAAGCCGAGCGTATTTGTCTGCAGCTTAAACAACACCTCGCAATCCTGCCTACGCAGCGTCACGC
Proteins encoded:
- a CDS encoding LuxR C-terminal-related transcriptional regulator, producing MNEVLDQPADCNLPSEIVPAAVSERYIARPTIQSALSAQPLARLILLSAPAGFGKTRELVSLATISADRDSCVTWLTLSAESNTSIGFFQLLSDALNATHAGLGDVCPALSSSEASMDAVRLMESVLGNILKLPRPLLLVLDDFQFITNPDLLSAINRLINYAPDGFSLAIGTRVSPKLSMATWRAKGYLTEIGERELRLSEDETRLYLQRSGHNLDAMAFRKIYSYTEGWITGVLQVSEWLKLNSQRVEALFDFQSDQASIGTYLSSAVFDILPAEQQDALLNLSVVQRFNGSLVSTLTSCDDGQQLLENFEDLQLFLIPLDRDRQWFRFHRFFAEFLRARLRQKDAERFKQIHFNASLWFTNNHMQTFAIEHAYHAQDLELLAALIDGCGLSLINRGQLSLVHKWRQYVPDEIAVKYPVLVLGDLWTRVVDLGLDEANRALDDLLLRWGDGDPKAQLTDSMLAALAIKSLIALQKDDLRCCVKLARRVEFQLGTRTAFLEVAMLVIGAFANVMMGWHEAARKLLTLANQRNHFLAGNYLQMHLINVEVMLLIEQGKIKQAELLFERLRERTISWFNEKSKALVLPKITQCLIAYQQGRLEGTAETLKRMLSVVDVISPVDICAQGTLCLAHLQHMHGNTKEAHSTLVYMQNLAARNKAWRFYAQAVGDEILRILQDAGDDRVKRAEQRLKSINWTELATNYTHMRLNPVLWVQGLSRTRLQQTRGHFSEALHEITQLRGMLLDDWEGLERIRLDLLAALSYQQLGYQERSQSLLVQCLIAAEREDIRSLFLEEGEAIRSMLHQLETAERQPALQVFIRGLLTLWPGQSAQCLLETVEEELTEREQEVIKLAAQGMSNDEIGRQLTLALGTVKWHLHNIYEKLKVRNRTQAIRRARELGMLGS
- a CDS encoding LuxR C-terminal-related transcriptional regulator, yielding MNTQNVLASPDFSVLPSKLKPESFDVAKLMPRTALIDKMYSAREKHLMVLSAPAGYGKSAVLTEYRQRLLAEGAKVAWLSCDALDTDLKRLLSYLCKAITQQLPAFAEPIMPTVTGNNALPDRQLLELFVSNLQQVGDELYVIMDDFHHLHGCGFVGLIAAALNDVPSHVHFVVSTRFKVGMFCADSVSSSNSCWFNVDDLRFSQDEVHQYYRDIKSIQASDADIAKVYAQTEGWVTALHLASLMIPTLSRRFTPTANMPGTERNLADYFSEDVLVDLPLELQRFLNFTSVLDEFNAELCNALTDRDDAQKTIKYLCDEQLFIVEATRKDGWYRYHPLFAEYLQRRLEKTESPTHLLHAAAHWCESRELPEKAIKYAVYSRDYAFAAQLLETHGWKVIAEEKVYQVLSCLQAIPIEVIQEYCVFQIFFAWQLAFEQKYAESESLIEEISSHLKDGSIEEMRPCFVELLAATQIIKALVLLYQDKLECCLKVTAHWLKLVPNSQPLFAACLSCLQAACYTLQGAYAEASKAIFAARSKLSECHSDYLNVVTSLIEVCLCTELGELRKGAEIAERARELTGCFLGEQSRVGGPLWLASADILYEQDVDKDALNEIAQATAWRDVVTPVELISRGQLVVVRKRFYEGYCDQALHELDEWLLSLHAPGYERVYAQAMSCKVQFLLWLRRPNEAERICLQLKQHLAILPTQRHANASISLILAEARLSLSERRADKALAALEACLAGDNSMPMSDRNLRVCLLLSVAYWRKGNTQRSFDLLKEVVESGVSRGYQRLFIDDAIWLMPVMDAWISADKSAAEAWQPLAEMLRDQCRKFSIDYQKLDDNQDVSHREREILRFVGAGLSNRDIAQAVHLSEATIKWHLHNLFSKMGVRSRTQAVLKGKSLGLLSEA